The Aedes albopictus strain Foshan unplaced genomic scaffold, AalbF5 HiC_scaffold_670, whole genome shotgun sequence genome contains a region encoding:
- the LOC109424884 gene encoding uncharacterized protein LOC109424884 produces the protein MSKKSGSLGNNRGFIFSEHPYSRQFSAEWQDGNSYNNNSSSDDEFIEGNLVHKLSQSQKITSSGRVSHSNDLECNGMIDSDSSFHMQQSPGHHVRYITPHSTGTINSESGYMNGKNMLITSNTLTKGSRSHRNGNCTVNRRLMPNGQSVLTSSSSTISSVSNNIERDRESKDSRKMTDEPRYYVMESGEFMQCDRWPDR, from the exons ATGTCAAAAAAATCTGGATCACTTGGGAATAATCGAGGATTCATCTTTAGTGAGCATCCGTATTCACGACAATTTTCAGCTGAATGGCAAGATGGAAATTCATACAATAACAACAGCAGCAGCGATGATGAGTTCATCGAAGGCAATTTAGTACATAAACTGTCACAAAGTCAAAAGATTACGTCAT ccgGAAGAGTCAGTCATTCAAATGACTTGGAATGCAATGGAATGATCGATAGCGACAGCTCATTTCACATGCAACAGTCACCAGGACATCATGTACGATACATCACACCGCATTCGACAGGAACTATTAAca GTGAATCTGGATATATGAATGGTAAAAACATGCTTATAACAAGCAATACCTTAACCAAAGGATCACGATCTCATAGAAATGGAAATTGTACAGTAAATAGGCGATTAATGCCAAATGGGCAGTCCGTCTTAACTTCTTCGAGCAGCACTATATCTTCCGTTAGTAACAATATTGAACGGGATCGGGAGAGTAAAGACTCACGAAAAATGACGGATGAGCCGAGATACTATGTTATGGAATCAG GTGAATTTATGCAATGCGACCGGTGGCCTGACCGGTAA